From a single Micromonas commoda chromosome 5, complete sequence genomic region:
- a CDS encoding predicted protein — MAEVLNKIPKHCFVKDTAKSLMYAAVSTAITVGLGLAAFAYIPMTLAYLPAWIAYAFVAGTASTGCWVVAHECGHGAFSDNRAIQDTVGYILHSLLLVPYFSWQRSHAVHHSRTNHVMEGETHVPAQVNTPDSDVVFKLRDMLGEGPFTALNLVGVFLLGWPIYLLTGASGGPVRGATNHFNPNAGDQGKHALFPGKWRGKVWQSDVGVVAVVAALAAWAVSAGSVWPVAALYLGPYLVCNFWLVLYTWLQHTDVDVPHFEGDQWNLVKGAFMTIDRPYGSIYDFLHHRIGSTHVAHHINHTIPHYHAKEATEALKEAFPDLYLYDPTPIVTATWRVGSKCIAVYKRGNEWVFTDERMPDAKPLIA, encoded by the coding sequence ATGGCCGAGGTACTGAACAAGATCCCCAAGCACTGCTTCGTCAAGGACACCGCCAAGTCCCTCATGTACGCCGCGGTTTCCACCGCCATCaccgtcggcctcggcctcgccgctTTCGCGTACATCCCCATGACGCTCGCCTACCTCCCCGCGTGGATCGCGtacgccttcgtcgccgggacCGCCAGTACCGGGTGCTGGGTCGTGGCGCACGAGTGCGGCCACGGCGCCTTCTCCGATAACCGCGCCATCCAGGACACCGTGGGATACATCCTCCACTCGTTGCTCCTCGTCCCGTACTTTTCGTGGCAGCGTTCGCACGCGGTGCACCACTCGCGCACGAACCACGTGATGGAGGGCGAGACCCACGTCCCGGCGCAGGTCAACACCCCCGACAGCGACGTGGTGTTCAAGCTCCGCGACATGCTCGGCGAGGGGCCCTTCACGGCCCTcaacctcgtcggcgtcttcCTCCTGGGATGGCCAATCTACCTCCTCACGGGAGCGTCGGGGGGCCCCGTCCGCGGAGCCACGAACCACTTCAACCCCAACGCGGGCGACCAGGGCAAGCACGCCCTGTTCCCGGGCAAGTGGCGCGGCAAGGTGTGGCAgagcgacgtcggcgtcgtcgccgtggtcgccgcgctcgccgcgtgggcgGTTTCCGCGGGTTCCGTCtggcccgtcgcggcgctgtacCTCGGGCCCTACCTGGTGTGCAACTTCTGGCTCGTGCTGTACACCTGGCTGCAGCAcaccgacgtggacgtgcccCACTTCGAGGGGGACCAGTGGAACCTGGTCAAGGGCGCGTTCATGACCATCGACCGCCCGTACGGGTCCATCTACGACTTTTTGCACCACCGCATCGGGAGCACCCACGTGGCGCACCACATCAACCACACCATCCCGCACTACcacgcgaaggaggcgaccgaggcgctcaaggaggcGTTCCCGGATCTGTACCTCTACGATCCCACGCCCATCGTGACGGCGACCTGGAGGGTGGGCAGCAAGTGCATCGCGGTGTACAAGCGGGGGAACGAGTGGGTGTTCACGGATGAGAGGATGCCAGACGCCAAGCCCCTGATTGCGTAA
- a CDS encoding mitochondrial carrier family, with protein EVMKKSRDRAFRGGIAGFAAGVVQVGSFMWLRTTMNYQYANGGSLGNAISTLYKEGGIGRFYRGVGFAIIQNPLSRFGDTAANTGILCALQEFSPNMPVAQMTAFASLGGASWRIFLTPVDTFKTTLQVQGPKALELLKEKVKAGGVGVLYGGAAANFAANWVGNYPWFVTFNYLQANIPKYDGVKQLARNAVIGMCASFVSDCVSNSLRVVKTIKQTSGDANLGYIGAVKGVIAKDGVAGLFGRGLKTRLITNIAQSMVFSVFWKAIEQKLNE; from the exons GAGGTCATGAAGAAgtcgcgcgaccgcgcgttCCGCGGCGGTATCGCCggcttcgcggcgggtgTCGTGCAG GTCGGCTCCTTCATGTGGCTTCGTACCACCATGAACTACCAGTACGCCAACGGCGGCTCCCTTGGTAACGCCATCTCCACCCTCTACAAAGAAGGCGGCATCGGCCGCTTCTACCGCGGTGTCGGCTTTGCCATCATCCAGAACCCCCTGTCCCGCTTCGGTGACACCGCCGCCAACACCGGCATCCTCTGCGCGCTCCAGGAGTTCTCCCCGAACATGCCCGTCGCCCAGATgaccgcgttcgcgtccctcggcggcgcgtcgtggcGCATCTTCCTCACCCCGGTGGACACCTTCAAGACCACCCTCCAGGTGCAGGGCcccaaggcgctcgagctcctcaagGAAAAGGTcaaggcgggcggcgtcggcgtgctctacggcggcgcggcggccaactTCGCCGCCAACTGGGTGGGTAACTACCCGTGGTTCGTCACCTTCAACTACCTGCAGGCGAACATCCCCAAGTACGACGGCGTCAAGCAGCTCGCTCGCAACGCCGTCATCGGCATGTGCGCGTCCTTCGTGTCCGACTGCGTGTCCAACTCCCTGCGCGTGGTGAAGACCATCAAGCAGacctccggcgacgcgaacctcGGGTACATCGGCGCCGTCAAGGGCGTCATCGCgaaggacggcgtcgccggcctcTTCGGTCGCGGCCTCAAGACGCGCCTCATCACCAACATCGCGCAGTCCATGGTGTTCTCTGTGTTCTGGAAGGCGATTGAGCAGAAGCTCAACGAG
- a CDS encoding predicted protein, with product MLTETRAHDNGAAAGPGPGSSGPGSGFHRGIVSDRSVLEMSVAERTRLVHHVHERWEKIAHAVPHVKQTYNWDCGLACVLMVVRALGASAHHCDLRTLRQLCRTTSIWTVDLAYLLRRFGADVTFTTVTMGANPAYESESFYRDNLREDCERVDALFEGARANGISIERKSLSLDAIKAYAGGGEYLVILLVDKPKLGVKPRDAVVLPEGENNGRGGSDALAWLTGAAGKPAAWGARRGSESASTLANGAAPSRGYTGHYIVVCGYNPVDGEFLCRDPASHVRDLIITAENLEKARRAFGTDEDILLVRNEALDQRKVLAASREADTAAEGVAALLA from the coding sequence atGCTCACGGAGACCCGAGCTCACGACAACGGCGCAGCCGCCGGCCCGGGCCCTGGTTCGTCCGGCCCTGGTTCGGGTTTCCATCGCGGGATCGTCAGCGACCGGAGCGTCCTCGAGAtgagcgtcgccgagcgcacgCGCCTAGTGCATCACGTCCACGAGCGTTGGGAGAAGATAGCACACGCGGTACCTCACGTCAAGCAGACGTACAACTGGGACTGCGGGCTCGCGTGCGTCCTGATGGTCGTCAGGGCGctgggcgcgagcgcgcatcACTGCGACTTGCGAACGctccgccagctgtgccgcaCTACGTCCATCTGGACCGTCGACCTCGCGTACCTCCTCCGCAggttcggcgccgacgtgaCCTTCACCACGGTGACCATGGGCGCCAACCCGGCGTACGAGTCGGAGTCCTTCTACAGGGACAACCTTCGCGAGGACTGCGAGAgggtcgacgcgctcttcgagggcgcccgcgcgaatGGCATATCCATCGAGCGCAAGAGCCTGAGCCTGGACGCCATCAAGGCgtacgcgggcgggggcgagtaCCTCGTGATACTGCTGGTGGACAAGCCGAAGCTCGGCGTGAAGCCCCGGGACGCCGTGGTCCTCCCGGAGGGCGAGAACAACGGGAGAGGAGGCTCCGACGCACTCGCGTggctcaccggcgcggcgggcaagccggcggcgtggggagcgcggcgggggagcgagtcggcgtcgacgctcgcgaacgGGGCGGCTCCTTCGCGCGGGTATACCGGGCACTACATCGTGGTGTGCGGCTACAATCCCGTGGACGGCGAGTTCCTGTGCAGGGaccccgcgtcgcacgtcAGGGATCTGATCATCACGGCGGAGAACCTGGAAAAGGCTCGACGCGCTTTCGGCACCGACGAGGACATCCTGCTGGTCAGAAACGAGGCGCTGGACCAGCGcaaggtgctcgcggcgtcgagggaggCTGACacggccgcggagggcgtggCCGCTCTGCTAGCGTAG
- a CDS encoding predicted protein, producing MGKDKVKKAGQASAAGARASGFGGGGSFGGIGFGGYSGAQSLSSQTYDDAAGAVEVDDDLARVMARLVKHNTATRLKALADLVDVCEGRACGGGGGGGDASASAPYARSPEELAAALPQWTLAYRRLHLDNSLAVRVASAKAMAVVAGGAGKGLGKHLRRLAPSWWFAAHDPDETVAKEALGAFESVFPTDAKRANALLFAHAEILDQASENLLVRSPDAMPHREGTADERAERHERLLASTVRAIGGFAKRAFVGADFDAGDPKASAALEKLGAAIDAAGCLGPFVRSPAAALRRAAYVALMDVISSGAVADRLIGDGARCGDRRKKIARLCVATALEETDGSNFSALWELVVTYPQARAGCWDDVHAGVEVIPALKSHLASGCHGNATASAPSILPFLSLLPPRALTDSSSDVPNSAAGGSESVANASALADVLAAAWEGWKLCCTPSRADDAAALLRCQREGLLYGLIVLAESAADPSAFRAGLVSASVLDRWAPECMATATHGDVERRALCEVLATISCKPELDAVAGTMWAALASRAVDLCGGKTGGKMDAAGAARVVTFHRCLLHAAERRRLKTGEDGGDWVRERFAKPVASAALESVAAYPGDAAAADVVAAMVRSHGAGCLPTDEAMRGLVDTCESPALLAAVVSAAPELWDDALSSLSSKAGTLADVLSRLSLTGGVDDAKKWGRVRLDDAVVGAAGGGVDGSGVGALLIAAAPLVSSGAAVEVMTRLAATVRRGDAAAAGTRDAAGAWAWPPPDGDRAGAREAWEDLFEALFLEHLTSRESQEDEIDANGYASSSDGEESIENDGSSSADDEDDDDDDDEEDDAEDEEDEVDSKPRSSTGAGDEAWEALERSVASNPVDLGQSSIHRRLASAAAEYLIGNRGAKASAIAHSAVSVLVALGVESTEAGRAVASAAWESGKDAPETLPAYLAGVAELVGWAPVMDAANIEPGAPFEFADRILSVPSVASSFESFLLAADRGAPLDGTLARLASVATSRDKESADAALAHAQRLLRKVRRRRAQWLEDGDGLFRVWFDSVHEKDGSSGRATASVLPALLPPRDRRDASHLKFVANAVADAAAMVARRNVALSGPLLLIAAACFSDPQDGGSRAGSTAASRPVVVKKGEAPELLDLFRKLSLREAAEAAAAAAAARFGAADGGAGGPDQTPEEAEEAELGVAALSLGTIENCAADMDARDWQTIIGRLESWTQTRVLHAETAAEETASIAASVCHEEIGKDGPVPVVEHAPVGWKIAAEAARILLRIDALPVAVATPDPSKPGDRGDIVAYSVKGPDAGAVARQLASADWPTARGDVHASLARIALAAGAQLHCCNAVRDEEAAVGASMITAWWRIRSVEAPLWVYLATLWSSSSGQSAVAATNAFREMDHWSTDAGCGTIPSLYALMLSSNDRSRVIDDIDEDVAESLTRASYALLSTPALLKPAVIGLDANIDDVALIEEAVDKAEDEGDAPDGDAPDGESEDAVCEPVAPRSRDPVQIAAAAAEKAAIREQLADALAPNPSDSVATGGRGSPAPKRRVTGSAHRVTSEGTLLCWSLLLRLTTRLPHGSRTRERLLEYARATKAVPRLMSAIAPTLPLAEANARITPRGSRRGSLSSIVDAPGRADSPARGEDADGAGIPPAWRELARLSRDAASSGGSGGGKAAAGASVDPLDPGLLYRPVDRLSGTCDGDGDDDDDVVGEKKTRVSSRRAAREADERKSARLSVGLYHAALRALPAAVRVWFADLRDKNFARALASATASCVSPALLAAEFDAVERASKGTYGGGGLDDDAGELTIKASRGNREVVARYDIDDACLELVVRLPASYPLGAAELDCAKRVGISEARLRKWMLTVSSILQHQNGAVAEGLMLWRSNIDREFKGVEPCPICYLVIHGTNHQTPRLVCRQCSNKFHSACLYKWFQSSSGSKCPLCQVPWGSNYR from the exons ATGGGGAAGGACAAGGTCAAGAAGGCGGGCCaggcctccgcggcgggagcccgCGCGAgtggcttcggcggcggcggatcgttCGGAGG GATCGGGTTCGGTGGATACTCCGGCGCGCAATCCCTGTCGTCGCAGACCTACGACGatgccgcgggcgcggtcgaggtggacgacgacctgGCGAGGGTCATGGCCCGACTCGTGAAGCACAACACCGCGACCAGGCTCAAGgccctcgcggacctcgtcgacgtgtgcgagggacgcgcgtgcggcggcggcggcggcggcggggacgcgtccgcctcggcgccgtacgCACGATcccccgaggagctcgccgccgcgctgccccAGTGGACGCTCGCCTACCGCAGGCTCCACCTGGACAACTCCCTCGCCGTCAGagtcgcgtcggcgaaggcgatGGCGGTCGTCGCTGGAGGCGCCGGCAAGGGCCTGGGGAAGCACCTCAGGCGCCTGGCCCCGTCCTGGTggttcgccgcgcacgatCCCGACGAGACGGTGGCGAaagaggcgctcggcgccttCGAGTCGGTCTTTCCCACCGACGCGAAACGCGCCAACGCCCTGCTGTTCGCGCACGCCGAGATTTTGGACCAGGCTTCGGAGAATCTCCTCGTCAGGTCCCCGGACGCGATGCCCCACAGGGagggcaccgccgacgagcgcgccgagcgtcaCGAGCGTTTGCTCGCGAGCACGGTCAGGGCCATCGGCGGGTTCGCCAAGCGCGccttcgtcggcgccgatttcgacgcgggtgacccgaaggcgtcggcggcgttggaaaagctcggcgccgcgattgacgccgccgggtgccTGGGTCCGTTCGTCAGgtccccggcggccgcgctgcgtcgcgccgcgtacgtcgcGCTGATGGACGTCATctcctccggcgccgtcgcggaccgTCTGATCGGCGATGGGGCCCGGTGCGGGGATCGACGAAAGAAAATAGCCCGGctgtgcgtcgcgacggcgctggaggagacGGACGGGTCAAACTTTTCGGCGCTCTGGGAGCTGGTCGTGACGTACCCCCAGGCCAGGGCGGGGTGCTGGGACGACGTGCACGCGGGCGTTGAGGTGATCCCGGCGCTGAAGTCGCACCTGGCGAGCGGGTGCCACGGcaacgcgacggcgtcggcgccgtccatcCTTCCGTTCCTGTCGCTCCTGCCCCCTCGAGCTCTGACGGACTCGAGCTCTGACGTTCCCaattcggcggcggggggttcCGAATCGGTTGCCAACGCGtcggccctcgcggacgtgctcgccgccgcgtgggagGGCTGGAAGCTGTGCTGCACGCCGTCCagggcggacgacgccgccgcgctcctgaGATGCCAACGCGAGGGCTTGCTCTACGGActcatcgtcctcgccgagtccgcggcggacccgagcgcgtttcgcgcggggctcgtcAGCGCGTCCGTGCTGGACCGCTGGGCGCCCGAGTgcatggcgacggcgacccacggcgacgtcgaaaGAAGAGCGCTgtgcgaggtgctcgcgacGATCAGCTGCAAgccggagctcgacgccgtcgcgggaaCGATgtgggcggcgctcgcgtcgagaGCCGTCGACCTGTGCGGGGGTAAGACGGGCGGTaagatggacgccgcgggcgccgctcgcgtcgtgaCCTTTCATCGATGCCTCCtccacgcggcggagcgcaGGCGTTTAAAGACGGGCGAAGACGGGGGCGATTGGGTCCGCGAGAGGTTCGCGAAgccggtggcgtcggcggcgctcgaatccgtcgccgcgtaccccggcgacgccgccgccgcagacgtcgtcgccgcgatggttCGATCGCACGGCGCCGGGTGCCTCCCAACGGACGAAGCGATGCGCGGACTCGTCGACACGTGCGAGTCGCCCGCtctgctcgccgcggtggtaTCCGCGGCTCCGGAGCTctgggacgacgcgctctcCTCTCTGTCCTCCAAAGCCGGgacgctcgccgacgtcctctCGCGACTGTCGCTCAccggtggcgtcgacgacgcgaagaaaTGGGGCAGGGTTCGGCTGGACGATGCTGTGGTCGgtgccgcgggcgggggcgtcgacggctctGGCGTGGGCGCGCTCCTGAttgccgcggcgcccctcgtgtcctcgggcgcggcggttgaAGTCATGAccaggctcgcggcgactgttcggcgaggagacgccgcggcggccgggacgagggacgccgcgggggcttGGGCGTGGCCCCCGCCCGATGGtgatcgcgccggcgcgagggaggcgtgGGAAGATCTCTTCGAGGCCCTGTTTCTCGAGCACTTGACGTCGCGTGAATCGCAAGAGGATGAAATCGATGCGAACGGATACGCTTCCTCGAGCGACGGGGAAGAATCTATTGAGAACGAcgggtcgtcgagcgcggatgacgaagacgacgacgacgacgacgacgaagaggatGACGCAGAGGACGAAGAGGACGAAGTCGACTCGAAGCCACGGTCGTCAACCGGTGCGGGTGATGAAGCTTGGGAAGCTCTGGAGCGATCGGTGGCGTCAAATCCCGTGGACCTCGGCCAATCCTCCATTCATCGCAggctcgcatccgccgccgccgaataCCTCATCGGCAACCGAGGAGCCAAGGCTTCGGCAATCGCACACTCCGCAGTttccgtcctcgtcgcactcggcgtcgagtcgaCTGAAGCCGGACGCGcagtcgcgtccgccgcgtgggAGTCGGGCAAAGACGCGCCGGAGACTCTGCCCGCGTATCTCGCCGGCGTAGCGGAGCTCGTGGGATGGGCTCCggtgatggacgcggcgaacatCGAACCGGGCGCACCGTTCGAGTTTGCCGATCGGATCTTGTCCGTACCGTCCGTGGCCTCGTCGTTCGAATCGTTCTTGCTAGCCGCGGATAGGGGCGCCCCGCTGGACGGGACCCTCGCGCGActggcgtccgtcgcgacgtctcGAGACAAAGAAtcagccgacgccgcgctcgcacACGCGCAGCGTCTGCTTCGCAAAGTCCGACGACGCAGGGCGCAGTGGctggaggacggcgacggcttgTTCCGAGTTTGGTTCGATTCCGTGCACGAGAAGGACGGGTCGAGCGGCCGAGCAACCGCGAGCGTGCTTCCCGCGTTGTTGCCGCCgcgagaccgccgcgacgcgtctcaTTTAAAAttcgtcgcgaacgccgtggccgacgccgccgcgatggtcgcGCGGCGCAACGTCGCCCTGAGCGGACCGCTGCtgctcatcgcggcggcgtgcttcTCGGATCCGCAGGACGGTGGGTCGCGCGCaggatcgacggcggcgtcgaggccggtTGTTGTCAAGAAGGGCGAGGCGCCCGAGCTTCTCGATCTGTTCAGGAAACTTTCGCTGAGggaagccgcggaggcggccgcggctgccgcggctgcgcgattcggcgccgcggacggcggcgcgggtggaccCGATCAAAccccggaggaggctgaggaggctgagctcggggtcgcggcgctgagccTAGGGACGATTGAAAATTGCGCCGCCGAcatggacgcgagggactgGCAGACGATAATCGGCCGCCTCGAATCGTGGACGCAGACCAGGGTGTTGCACGCggagaccgcggcggaggaaaccgcgtcgatcgcggcgagcgtgtGCCACGAGGAGATCGGGAAAGATGGACCCGTTCCCGTCGTTGAACACGCGCCGGTTGGTTGGAAAATCGCCGCAGAGGCTGCGAGGATACTCCTCAGGATCGACGCCCTCCCCGTCGCAgtcgcgacgccggatcCGTCTAAacccggcgatcgcggcgataTCGTCGCGTACAGCGTCAAGGGACCGgacgccggagccgtcgcgcgccagcTGGCATCCGCCGATTGGCCGACGGCTCGCGGAGACGTTCACGCCAGCCTCGCCAgaatcgcgctcgcggcgggggctcaGCTGCACTGCTGCAACGCGGTCAGAgacgaggaagccgcggtTGGAGCGTCCATGATTACCGCTTGGTGGCGAATCAGATCCGTCGAGGCGCCCCTGTGGGTATACCTCGCGACATTgtggagctcctcgtcgggcCAGTCGGcagtcgcggcgacgaatgCGTTTCGGGAGATGGACCACTGGTCCACAGACGCCGGCTGCGGCACGATTCCCTCGCTCTACGCCCTCATGCTCTCGTCCAACGATCGAAGCCGCGTCATCGACGACATCGatgaggacgtcgcggagtcTCTCACCAGGGCATCGTACGCGCTGCTGTCCACGCCGGCGCTGCTCAAGCCCGCGGTGAtcggcctcgacgccaacatcgacgacgtggcgctcatcgaggaggccgTGGACAAGGCTGAGGACGAGGGAGACgctcccgacggcgacgctccCGACGGCGAAAGCGAAGACGCCGTGTGCGAACCTGTGGCGCCCAGATCCAGGGATCCGGTgcagatcgccgccgccgcggcggagaaggcggcgattCGGGAACAGctcgcggatgcgctcgcgccgaaccCTTCCGATTCCGTCGCGACCGGGGGTAGGggctcccccgcgcccaagcgacgcgtcaccgggtcCGCGCATCGGGTCACGAGCGAGGGAACTCTGCTGTGCTGGAGTCTGCTGCTGCGCCTGACCACGCGCCTGCCCCACggatcgcggacgagggaACGATTACTCGAATACGCCCGGGCGACCAAGGCTGTCCCGAGGCTCAtgtccgccatcgcgccgacgcttcCGCTCGCCGAGGCAAACGCGAGGAtcacgccgcgaggatcgagACGCGGGTCCCTGTcctccatcgtcgacgccccagGGAGGGCGGACTCGCCGGCccgcggggaggacgccgacggcgctggGATTCCCCCGGCGTGGCGTGAACTCGCTCGGCtctcgagggacgcggcgtcttccggcggatccggcggcgggaaagcggcggcgggagcgtcggTGGACCCGCTCGACCCGGGCCTGCTCTATCGACCCGTCGACCGGCTCTCGGGAAcctgcgacggcgacggcgacgacgacgacgacgtcgtcggcgagaagAAGACGCGGGTCTCGTCcaggcgagccgcgcgcgaggctgacgagCGCAAGTCCGCCCGCCTCTCCGTCGGCCTCTACCACGCCGCGCTTCGAGCGCTTCCGGCGGCTGTGCGCGTGTGGTTCGCGGATCTCAGGGATAAGAACTTCGCGAgagccctcgcgtccgccaccgcgtcttgcgtctcccccgcgctgctcgccgcggagtttgacgccgtggagcgcgcgagcaAAGGgacgtacggcggcggcggattggacgacgacgcgggcgagctcACGATTAAGGCGTCGAGGGGTAACCGGGAGGTGGTTGCGCGTtacgacatcgacgacgcgtgcctGGAGCTGGTGGTTCGACTTCCCGCGTCGTacccgctcggcgcggcggagttgGACTGCGCGAAGCGGGTGGGCATATCGGAGGCTCGACTGCGCAAGTGGATGCTGACTGTCAGCTCCATCCTTCAGCACCAAAACGGCGCAGTCGCGGAGGGTCTGATGCTGTGGAGGTCGAACATCGACAGGGAGTTCAAGGGGGTGGAGCCGTGCCCGATCTGCTACCTGGTCATCCACGGCACGAACCACCAAACTCCGAGGCTCGTCTGCAGGCAGTGCAGCAACAAGTTCCACAGCGCGTGCCTTTACAAGTGGTTCCAGAGCAGCAGCGGCTCAAAGTGTCCGCTCTGCCAGGTGCCGTGGGGAAGCAACTATCGGTAG
- a CDS encoding predicted protein, which translates to MVLVHGFGGNADHWRKNVPVLAKRGRVFAIDLLGYGYSDKPDPMSLPQNSIYNFENWARQLNAFIEEIVGEPAFIMCNSVGGVAGLQAAVDKPSSCRGVVLINPSLRGLHIKKQPELIKPFVKILQNTLRTTDIGQKFFKNVARAETVKNILKEAYGDPATVTDELVECILKPGLQPGAAEVFLDFISYSGGPLPEELLPAMPSEVPVRIMWGQADPWEPVKDGRAYGEFDSVDRFIELPGVGHCPQDEAPELINPLLMEFVEDYRGVTPGCA; encoded by the coding sequence ATGGTCCTGGTGCATGGCTTCGGGGGCAACGCCGATCACTGGCGCAAGAACGTGCCCGTgctcgcgaagcgcgggAGGGTGTTCGCGATCGACCTGCTCGGCTACGGCTACAGCGATAAGCCCGACCCGATGTCTCTGCCCCAGAACTCCATCTACAACTTCGAGAACTGGGCCAGGCAGCTCAACGCCTTCATCGAGGagatcgtcggcgagcccgcGTTCATCATGTGCAActcggtcggcggcgtcgccggcttgcaggcggcggtggacaagCCGAGTTCgtgccgcggcgtcgtcctcatcaACCCCTCTCTCCGCGGTTTACACATCAAGAAGCAGCCCGAGCTCATCAAGCCGTTCGTCAAGATTCTGCAAAACACCCTTCGCACGACGGACATCGGGCAGAAGTTCTTCAAGAACGTCGCGAGGGCCGAGACTGTGAAGAACATCCTGAAGGAGGCGTACGGCGATCCCGCGACGGTCACCGACGAGCTGGTGGAGTGCATCCTCAAGCCGGGGCTtcagcccggcgccgcggaggtgttcCTGGACTTCATCTCCTACAGCGGCGGGCCGCTTCCGGAGGAGCTCCTGCCGGCGATGCCGAGCGAGGTGCCGGTGAGGATCATGTGGGGCCAGGCGGACCCGTGGGAGCCCGTGAAGGACGGGCGGGCGTACGGCGAGTTTGACAGCGTGGACCGGTTCATCGAGCTGCCGGGCGTCGGGCACTGCCCGCAGGACGAGGCGCCCGAGCTGATCAACCCGCTGTTGATGGAGTTCGTGGAGGATTATCGCGGGGTCACGCCGGGATGCGCCTAG